A DNA window from Streptococcus parapneumoniae contains the following coding sequences:
- a CDS encoding cystathionine gamma-synthase codes for MSKELHINTILAQAGIKSDEATGALVTPLHFSTTYQHPEFGRSTGFDYTRTKNPTRSKAEEVLAAIESADYALATSSGMSAIVLAFSVFPVGSKVLAVRDLYGGSFRWFNQVEQEGRFHFTYANTEEELIAELEKDVDVLYIETPTNPLMLEFDIEKLAKLAHAKGAKVVVDNTFYSPIYQRPIEDGADIVLHSATKYLAGHNDVLAGVVVTNSLELYEKLFYNLNTTGAVLSPFDSYQLIRGLKTLSLRMERSTANAQEVVAFLKDSPAVKEVLYTGRGGMISFKVADETRIPHILNSLKVFSFAESLGGVESLITYPTTQTHADIPAEVRHSYGLTDDLLRLSIGIEDARDLIADLRQALEG; via the coding sequence ATGAGCAAGGAATTACACATTAACACAATTTTGGCCCAGGCGGGTATTAAGTCAGATGAAGCGACAGGGGCCTTGGTGACACCGCTTCATTTTTCAACGACCTATCAGCATCCAGAGTTTGGTCGATCTACTGGGTTTGACTATACACGCACTAAAAACCCAACTCGCAGTAAGGCGGAAGAAGTCTTGGCGGCTATTGAGTCAGCAGACTATGCCCTAGCTACTAGCTCAGGGATGTCAGCTATTGTACTGGCCTTTAGCGTCTTTCCAGTAGGAAGTAAGGTCTTGGCGGTGCGTGACCTTTATGGAGGTTCTTTCCGCTGGTTTAACCAAGTGGAGCAGGAAGGCCGTTTCCATTTTACCTATGCCAACACAGAAGAAGAGTTGATTGCCGAGTTAGAAAAGGATGTGGATGTTCTCTATATCGAAACTCCAACCAATCCCTTGATGTTGGAATTTGATATCGAAAAACTAGCAAAATTGGCTCATGCTAAGGGTGCTAAAGTGGTGGTGGACAATACCTTCTACAGCCCTATCTACCAACGTCCGATTGAAGATGGAGCAGATATCGTTCTCCACTCAGCAACCAAGTATCTAGCAGGCCACAATGATGTCTTGGCTGGAGTGGTTGTGACCAATAGTTTAGAACTATACGAGAAGCTCTTTTACAATCTCAATACGACAGGGGCAGTCTTGTCTCCATTTGACAGTTATCAATTGATTCGTGGTCTCAAGACCTTGTCTCTTCGTATGGAGCGCTCAACAGCTAACGCCCAAGAAGTGGTTGCCTTTTTGAAGGATTCTCCAGCAGTTAAGGAAGTTCTCTACACTGGTCGTGGGGGCATGATTTCCTTTAAAGTAGCAGATGAAACACGCATTCCTCATATTTTGAACAGTCTCAAGGTCTTCTCTTTTGCGGAAAGTTTGGGTGGAGTGGAAAGTCTTATTACTTATCCAACGACACAAACTCATGCTGATATTCCAGCAGAAGTGCGTCATTCTTATGGTTTGACAGATGACCTCTTGCGCTTGTCAATTGGGATTGAGGATGCTAGAGATTTGATTGCAGATTTGCGCCAAGCCTTGGAAGGATAA